GTTTGAATTATAAGGTTGATAATAACTTGCAGGAGCCATCAGTAGTCGCTAAACAATTTTTGCAACAGCACCATTATTTTGAAGGGAGTGACGATTGATGCAAAGCATGAATATTGTAGAACAACTTTTCTATTATTTCGCCCACAACGGCATGTACGTGCTGGAACAGTTTGATCGTCATTTCTTGATCTCAATTTATGGTGTCTTGTTAGCGGCGATTGTCGGTATTCCCATTGGTATTTTTATTGCTCGCTACCGAAAACTGAGTAACTGGGTGATCGGCATTGCTAACGTGATCCAAACGATTCCTTCCTTGGCGATGTTGTCGATCATTATGCTGGGCTTAGGCTTAGGTGTAAATACCGTTATTGTGACGGTATTCTTCTATGCCTTGTTGCCGATCATTAAAAATACCTACACCGGCATGGTTAATGTTAATCGTGATGTATTAGATGCTGGTAAAGGGATGGGCATGACTCGTTTTCAAGTGTTGCGTATGATCGAGTTACCCCTGTCACTATCGGTGATTATGGCTGGTTTACGTAATGCGTTAGTGCTTGCAATTGGGATCACTGCCATTGGTTCATTTGTTGGCTCCGGCGGTTTAGGTGATATTATTATCCGTGGGACTAATGCGACTAATGGTGGTGCAATTATTTTAGCGGGGGCCTTACCAACCGCTTTAATGGCGATCATTGCTGATTTGGTGCTTGGATTCTTTGAAAAACGCTTTGATCCTAGCACGCGAAAAACTGATCAAGGCTAAGTGAGTGTAATCGCTTGCAAATATAGCTATAACCTGCTATATTTAAATTAAGGAAGACGAGGAGACTAATTAGGAATGACGAGTCAGTCATTACCGTAGAGACGCCAGCGTGAGAATTGCGTAGAAAAACAATCAGCGCTGTGCTAAGTTAGTCAAGCAAATAGGATAACGAATCGTATCGTGCTACGTGAAAGGTAGTGTAACGGCGCTGATCGCGGGATCAGGTTATCACGAAAGCTATAGTGATCGTGTCGGATCACTGAAAATTGGTCTCGGAAGTTGTCTTCCGCTAGTATCGATCCGCAGGCTGCATCAAGGTCTGCGGTTTTTTGGTGCGCCCGGCATGGGCGTCAACTAGGTGGTGAAAGTCCACTGCGGGCCGTAGTAGTCGGAACCGCTAGCCAAAGGCAAGGCCTTTATCGTGAGGTGAAGACTGAAGGAAGCCTGATGAGCAAAGTACTGCACCGATGAACAAGAAGCAGCTATAAGGCCGGAAGTAACTGGATAAGGTGGCCAAACACACTGAAGTCCGATACTACCCGAAGTTACGACAGTAAAGCTGACGGTGACATGGTACGAAAGTTGACGTTCTTACCCGGGGAGACCTGTACACACAATCCTAATTTTCTTAGGGAATACCCAAATGACAAGGAAATATGAGTTCAAAGCAAGTCAGAAATGGCTGGTTAAGTGTACAGGAGTCAGCCGAGGTCATAGTAGTGGGTAACCATGAAGGACCAAACAATAATAACTCATATTGCGACTGGAAGTGAAGACGATGCGAAAATCGCAGAAAACAGAACAAGCTGACCGCCAGCGGATGATAGGTCTGGAAGACCAAAGACAAACTGGGGCGCGTAGTATCGCCTCCGGTGAAGGAGAAAAGATGAGTGGCACTCAGTTTCAAGCATTAGTTTTGGCCCGCAACAACCTGAATTTGGCTTATCAACGTGTGGTCAGGAACAAAGGGGCGGCCGGAGTTGACGGTATGACCGTTGATGAATTGAAACCGTACCTGAAAGTACATCGCGAAGAATTACTCGCAGAATTGGCCAATGGGACTTATAAACCGGCACCAGTCAAGCAAGTCTCAATTCCAAAGCCCAACGGTGGAACGCGTAAGCTTGGCATTCCGACCGTGATCGACCGGCTAGTCCAGCAGGCCGTGGCCCAGGTCCTTTCGCCGATATATGAACAGATCTTCGCCAACAATAGTTTTGGTTTTCGACCCCAACGCAGTGCACATGACGCAGTTCAACAGGTCGTTCAGCTAGATAATGCGGGTGATCACTATGTGGTTGATCTGGATTTGAAGGCCTACTTCGATACGGTTAATCATGACATGCTTATGAAGTTTCTCAAGCAGCGAATTAGTGACCGCTGGATACTACGGCTCATTCGCCGTTTTCTGACTAGTGGCACCATGAATGGGCAATTGTTTGAACGCAGTGAGAAAGGCACACCGCAAGGCGGGCCGATCTCGCCACTGTTAGCGAATATTTATCTCAACGAATTCGACCAAGAACTAGCTAGGCGCGGTCATGAATTTGTCCGTTACGCCGATGACTGCAATATCTTTGTTAAAAGTCCACGCGCGGGCCAACGAGTCCTCGCTAGTGTGACTCGTTTTCTCGAGCATGAGTTAAAACTCACGCTCAATCAGGAAAAGACACAAGTGGTCGCCACCAACAGAATGAAGTTCTTAGGGTTTACGTTGGGCCACACTAAAGGCAGGGCTTTTCCCTATCCGGTGTGGTCAGCGAAGCAGCGAGTTAAACAAGCATTGAGGCGGCTGACTAAGCGTAATCGTGGTGTATCCGAAGACCAAATAATGGCAGAGATTCGTCAAAAGATGCGCGGTTGGTTGCAGTATTACAGCTTGGGTAGAATGAAGCGGTTCATCACGGAATTAGATGCGTGGCTGCGGTCACGTATTCGCCAGTACATTTGGAAACAATGGAAGAAAGCCAAAACTAGAGAGAACAACTTGAGCGGATTAGGATTTACGAAAGATGAAGCTAAGCTATCCGCTAACACGCGTAAAGGGTACTGGCGGACAGCGCATAGTAAAACGCTGTGCCGTACCCTAACTAACAAAGAGCTGGAACGTCGTGGACTCATTAACTTGAGTCAGACGCTCCAGCAAATTCAGAGTGCTTAAATTATTGAACCGCCGTATACGGAACCGTACGTACGGTGGTGTGAGAGGACGGTAACTTACAATTACCTCCTACTCGATTTGCTATTTTTTCGTAGCACAAAGTAGCTTGAGCAGAGATAGTTGAATTTATTAATTAACCTTAATTGTGGAATAGGGCCATGTTTCTTGCGGCAAGCATTTTGCCACAAGAATGGACACCGACTGTAGCATCAAAATTATTAGCGTACTTAGCTAATAATTAACCTTAATTGTGGAATAGGGCCATGTTTCTTGCGGCAAGCATTTTGCCACAAGAATGGACACCGACTGTAACATCAAAATTATTAGCGTACTTGGCTGATAATTAACCTTAATTGTGGAATAGGAAGTATCGAGGATGCATAAGAACGATCAAACTGAGTGGACGGGTAATGGGGCACATGAATATTCAGCTTATTTTGGAACGGTGACCCATGATGACCATATTTTATTCGAATTATTGACGGTTGGCGTGTTTCAGGTTGGCTTGAGTTGGCAAGCTGCGGCAAGTAAATTGCCGATTTATCGGCGCGATTTTGCGGGGATGGTGATCAATGTAGTTGCTGGATTTAGTGAAGCGGATATTGAGCGAATCGCGGCTGACTCAGATATGATCCGCAATCCGCGCAAAATTAAGGCAACCATCACTAATGCTCGGGCAATTATCGGGGTTCAGCGCGAGTTTGGTAGTTTTGCTAATTATTTGTGGCAATTTGTCGATAACGTGCCCCTACTGATCACTTATGTTGATCGTGATGAAGTGGATAATCATTCGCCGCTAGCAAGTAAGGTGGCGCAAGATATGAAAAAACGCGGTTTCAAATTTGTAGGGCCGGTGGTAACCCATATGTTTATGAAAGCAGCCGGAATTATTCAGGATGAGATTTTGGATCGTTAAGTCATACCAATTTTCTAAGCGACTGGCAATGTTTGCCAGCCGCTTTTTTAGTTGCTCCAAATGTTATAAAATCTATCATATGCTAACTGGTACAGCTGATTAATAGCTTTAAAATTAAAAATAGATTTGATTATAAAGACAATTTTAATTATAATCTAATTTATAGTAAATGGTTTAGTCATTTGAGGAGGCTTTGTTGTTTGTTACCTTATGATTTAATTCCAGCTAGTGATCAAGCATTGAATGTGACTTTTGCTAATAAAATTGATCCGCAGATCAACTTAATCATTAGTCGGCTGGCAACCAAATTGAAAGAATGTCCAGAAGTTACGGCTTTATTACCGGCCTTTCGGACATTGACTATTTTTTACCAACCCTTAGTAACCAGCCTAGACCAGCTTAAAACTTTAGTTACAAGGACTATTGATAACTTAGATTTAAAACAAGTGGGACAGACACGAATAATTCATATTCCCGTTTGTTATACGCCGGAACTTGGTCCCGACTTGCAACGAGTCGCTGAACATGCGCATTTAAGTGTTGCCGATTTGATTCAGCGTCATACGCAACCTAATTATCTAATTTATATGTTAGGCTTTCTACCTGGATTTGCGTATTTAGGCGGTCTAGATCCACATTTAGCGATGTCACGTTTGGCGACGCCCCGCACAAAAATTGCGGCTGGTTCAGTTGGTATCGCTGGTCAGCAGACAGGAATGTACCCAGTTGTTTCTCCAGGTGGCTGGCAGCTGATTGGGCGTACACCAATCAAGTTATTTGATCCACAACGTGAGCAGCCACTATTTTATCAAGCAGGGGACTATATCCATTTTGATAAAATTGATCGGGCTAGCTTTGATCAGATTGCTGCGGCACCAGATGACTATCGAATTCAGATCACGCAAGGATAGGTGAGTAAGTAATGTCAATAACAGTTCTGGATGGTGGATTGTTCACGACGGTTCAAGATGCTGGACGCACCAGTCAACAAGCGAGTGGTTTTGGTGTCTCAGGTGTAATGGATCCGTGGATGTTTCGTTTAGCCAATTTACTGGTGAATAATTCGACAGATGCTGCTGTTTTAGAAATAACCAGTGTGGGACCAACGCTGCAATTTAATCAAGATTGTATTGTTGCTTTGACTGGTGCTACTGGTATAGCGACGTTAGATGGTCAGCCATTTCCGTTCTATCAAGCACGTTTGATTTTATCTGGCCAACAACTGGCCATCAAGCAGTTAATAAATGGTACACGCAGTTATTTAGCAGTCGTTGGTGGTTTTCAAGTACCTATGGTGATGGGTAGCAGGGCGACGAGTACGCGTTATCGACTCGGCGGTTTTCGTGGTCGTGCCTTACAAACGGGGGATGTTTTACCAGTGGTGCGCCATGCGGCTTATGTGCCTAATTATGGTAGTCGTCACTTACCAAGTACGACTTATTCACAAACGCAGGTTTCAATTCGCGTGACTCCCGGACCACAGTTTGACCAATTTGATCAGCAGACGCAGCGTGTTTTTGCAAAAATGACATTTACCATCAGCGATGCAGCTGATCGAATGGGCTATCGCTTGTCCGGTGCACCTTTAAAAGTGGCACAGACTGGTAATTTATTGTCGGAAGGCACTTTTTTTGGTGGTATTCAGGTACCGCAAGATGGCGCGCCGATTATTTTGCTGGCGGATCGACAAACAACTGGTGGTTATCCAGTGATTGCAGTAATTGCTAGCGTTGATCTACCGCTGATTGCACAAGCCCGACCAGGGATGACCGTTAACTTTAAGCTGATTTCAATTACTGCGGCCCAACAACTGCTTAAAGCGCAACAAGAGAAATTGGCCGATTTAGAACGACAAGTTCAGCAGCTAAGCGAGCGAGATTTAAGCCCACGCTTAGCTGCTACACGAATTGCACGTTTATTTAAATAATGATTGCGACAAGATAGAAGTTTAGAGAGGAATGATCGTATTGGATTTGGCAGAGATCAAGGCTTTAATGGATCACATGGCAGCCAGCAATTTAACTGATTTTGTTTATCAAGATGGACAAACAACTTTGAAATTAGCTAAAAAGTCTAATTTGCCTGCAGCAACTTCATCAGTTGATGTGCGACCAGTAGCAGCGACAACGCAAAGCAAAAAAGTACTGAAAGCTCCCTTAGTTGGGGTTTTCTATACTTCAGCAGCGCCAGATGAGCCCCCATTTGTAAAAGTAGGTGATGTAGTTACCGTCGGGCAAACGGTTGGTGTTATTGAAGCGATGAAAATGATGCATGAAGTGAAGGCGGAACAAGCAGGCAAGGTCACGCAAGTATTGATTGGTAATGAACAACGAGTGGGCTTTGACGATCCTTTGTTTGAATTAGATTAGTTGGGAGCGTGAGACTGTGAAAAAAGTATTGATTGCTAATCGCGGTGAGATTGCAGTCCGTATTATTCGTGCTTGTCGTGAACTTAATATTGCTACTGTGGCGATTTATTCAACAGCTGATAAGAAAGCGCTACACGTGCAGCTAGCTGATGAGGCGATTTGTGTTGGCCCAGCTGACCCACAAAAAAGTTATTTGAACATCGACAATATTGTTGCTGCGGCGACAACGATGGCGGCTGATGCAGTTCATCCCGGATATGGTTTTTTATCGGAAAATGCTGAATTTGCTCAGCGTTGCGAGGAACAGGGATTAGTTTTTATTGGTCCCTCGGCCAAAGTAATTGCGCAAATGGGTGATAAGGCAGCGGCACGTGAGCTAATGCAAGCTGCTGGTGTTCCAGTTATTCCTGGTGGTCGACAAGGATTTACCAATCAAAAAGTCGGTGCCAAGGTGGCTGCTGATATTGGTTATCCAGTTATGCTAAAAGCTGCAGCTGGCGGCGGTGGTAAGGGAATGCGTGTTGTCATGGCGGCAAAGCAATTTGGTCATGAGTTTCAGTTGGCACAAAGCGAAGCAGAAAAATCTTTTGCCAATGGTGAAATGTATCTTGAAAAGTTTATTGCACACCCCCGACATATTGAAGTGCAGATCATGGGTGATACTTATGGCAACGTACTGACATTAGGTGAACGTGACTGTTCTCTACAACAGAATCATCAAAAAATGGTTGAAGAGGCACCTAGTGATGTGCTGGATGCCGCGACACGCAAACAGATGTTAGCAACTTCGGTCACTGCAGCAAAAGCGATTCATTACGTTGGTGCTGGAACAATTGAATTTCTGTACGCTGGTCCCGGTCAGTTTTATTTTATGGAGATGAATACACGGGTTCAAGTTGAGCATCCGATCACTGAACTGATCACCAAAGAAGATATTGTTGCCTGGCAATTAAAGATTGCGTCGGATCAAGCATTACCAACTGTTACGCCAGCAATCAAT
This is a stretch of genomic DNA from Loigolactobacillus coryniformis subsp. coryniformis KCTC 3167 = DSM 20001. It encodes these proteins:
- a CDS encoding ABC transporter permease, producing MQSMNIVEQLFYYFAHNGMYVLEQFDRHFLISIYGVLLAAIVGIPIGIFIARYRKLSNWVIGIANVIQTIPSLAMLSIIMLGLGLGVNTVIVTVFFYALLPIIKNTYTGMVNVNRDVLDAGKGMGMTRFQVLRMIELPLSLSVIMAGLRNALVLAIGITAIGSFVGSGGLGDIIIRGTNATNGGAIILAGALPTALMAIIADLVLGFFEKRFDPSTRKTDQG
- the ltrA gene encoding group II intron reverse transcriptase/maturase, whose product is MRKSQKTEQADRQRMIGLEDQRQTGARSIASGEGEKMSGTQFQALVLARNNLNLAYQRVVRNKGAAGVDGMTVDELKPYLKVHREELLAELANGTYKPAPVKQVSIPKPNGGTRKLGIPTVIDRLVQQAVAQVLSPIYEQIFANNSFGFRPQRSAHDAVQQVVQLDNAGDHYVVDLDLKAYFDTVNHDMLMKFLKQRISDRWILRLIRRFLTSGTMNGQLFERSEKGTPQGGPISPLLANIYLNEFDQELARRGHEFVRYADDCNIFVKSPRAGQRVLASVTRFLEHELKLTLNQEKTQVVATNRMKFLGFTLGHTKGRAFPYPVWSAKQRVKQALRRLTKRNRGVSEDQIMAEIRQKMRGWLQYYSLGRMKRFITELDAWLRSRIRQYIWKQWKKAKTRENNLSGLGFTKDEAKLSANTRKGYWRTAHSKTLCRTLTNKELERRGLINLSQTLQQIQSA
- a CDS encoding DNA-3-methyladenine glycosylase I, with the translated sequence MHKNDQTEWTGNGAHEYSAYFGTVTHDDHILFELLTVGVFQVGLSWQAAASKLPIYRRDFAGMVINVVAGFSEADIERIAADSDMIRNPRKIKATITNARAIIGVQREFGSFANYLWQFVDNVPLLITYVDRDEVDNHSPLASKVAQDMKKRGFKFVGPVVTHMFMKAAGIIQDEILDR
- the pxpB gene encoding 5-oxoprolinase subunit PxpB translates to MLPYDLIPASDQALNVTFANKIDPQINLIISRLATKLKECPEVTALLPAFRTLTIFYQPLVTSLDQLKTLVTRTIDNLDLKQVGQTRIIHIPVCYTPELGPDLQRVAEHAHLSVADLIQRHTQPNYLIYMLGFLPGFAYLGGLDPHLAMSRLATPRTKIAAGSVGIAGQQTGMYPVVSPGGWQLIGRTPIKLFDPQREQPLFYQAGDYIHFDKIDRASFDQIAAAPDDYRIQITQG
- a CDS encoding biotin-dependent carboxyltransferase family protein; the encoded protein is MSITVLDGGLFTTVQDAGRTSQQASGFGVSGVMDPWMFRLANLLVNNSTDAAVLEITSVGPTLQFNQDCIVALTGATGIATLDGQPFPFYQARLILSGQQLAIKQLINGTRSYLAVVGGFQVPMVMGSRATSTRYRLGGFRGRALQTGDVLPVVRHAAYVPNYGSRHLPSTTYSQTQVSIRVTPGPQFDQFDQQTQRVFAKMTFTISDAADRMGYRLSGAPLKVAQTGNLLSEGTFFGGIQVPQDGAPIILLADRQTTGGYPVIAVIASVDLPLIAQARPGMTVNFKLISITAAQQLLKAQQEKLADLERQVQQLSERDLSPRLAATRIARLFK
- a CDS encoding acetyl-CoA carboxylase biotin carboxyl carrier protein yields the protein MIVLDLAEIKALMDHMAASNLTDFVYQDGQTTLKLAKKSNLPAATSSVDVRPVAATTQSKKVLKAPLVGVFYTSAAPDEPPFVKVGDVVTVGQTVGVIEAMKMMHEVKAEQAGKVTQVLIGNEQRVGFDDPLFELD
- a CDS encoding acetyl-CoA carboxylase biotin carboxylase subunit, with the translated sequence MKKVLIANRGEIAVRIIRACRELNIATVAIYSTADKKALHVQLADEAICVGPADPQKSYLNIDNIVAAATTMAADAVHPGYGFLSENAEFAQRCEEQGLVFIGPSAKVIAQMGDKAAARELMQAAGVPVIPGGRQGFTNQKVGAKVAADIGYPVMLKAAAGGGGKGMRVVMAAKQFGHEFQLAQSEAEKSFANGEMYLEKFIAHPRHIEVQIMGDTYGNVLTLGERDCSLQQNHQKMVEEAPSDVLDAATRKQMLATSVTAAKAIHYVGAGTIEFLYAGPGQFYFMEMNTRVQVEHPITELITKEDIVAWQLKIASDQALPTVTPAINGHAVECRVNAQTPGVITGLHLPGGNGVRVDTALYQGYAVPPDYDALIAKIIVYAADRTTAIAKMRAAIDETVISGIQTNLDFLTELLAAPDYLADNVNITFIDDFVAAH